One Halioglobus japonicus DNA segment encodes these proteins:
- the apaG gene encoding Co2+/Mg2+ efflux protein ApaG, giving the protein MPNAPFKTSLIGINVVTTYLPSHSSPDEDHYTFAYTITISNASDSPVQLLSRHWVITDANNEVQEVRGEGVVGEQPVIPPGDSFRYTSGASLETPVGFMEGSYFMVVRDPMEVPPEDLPTFEVPIPAFTLHTPTALN; this is encoded by the coding sequence ATGCCTAACGCACCGTTCAAGACATCCCTGATCGGGATTAACGTGGTCACCACCTATCTGCCCAGCCATTCCAGCCCGGACGAAGATCACTACACGTTCGCCTATACCATTACAATCAGCAATGCGAGTGACAGCCCGGTGCAGTTGCTGTCGCGTCACTGGGTCATCACCGATGCCAACAACGAGGTTCAGGAGGTGAGAGGCGAAGGCGTGGTGGGCGAACAGCCGGTAATTCCACCGGGCGATTCCTTCCGCTACACCAGCGGGGCCAGTCTGGAGACGCCGGTCGGCTTTATGGAGGGGAGCTACTTTATGGTCGTACGCGACCCCATGGAAGTTCCCCCGGAAGATCTGCCGACCTTCGAAGTGCCCATTCCTGCGTTTACCCTGCACACGCCCACGGCGCTGAACTGA
- a CDS encoding symmetrical bis(5'-nucleosyl)-tetraphosphatase, whose product MATYVVGDIQGCLEPLKCLLQTVKFDPEVDVLWSAGDIVNRGPDCLGTMRFLYDMRDSLVMVLGNHDLHLLAVASGARRPSRSDTLDAILEAPDREPLLNWLLHQPLIHHEHGYTLVHAGIPPQWSIKKALKRAREVESVLRGPDCIAFFKAMYGNEPAIWSGDLEGMERLRVITNYLTRMRFCTRKGKLDLESKGAEAPKGSKKVDAWFAHKHRKAADDPILFGHWAALEGRTSTPNAIGLDTGCIWGGSLSLYCLDTRAWTHCRCKDGQPVH is encoded by the coding sequence ATGGCCACCTATGTCGTGGGCGATATACAGGGCTGCCTCGAGCCTCTGAAGTGCCTGCTGCAGACGGTGAAATTCGACCCCGAGGTAGATGTGCTCTGGTCCGCCGGCGACATCGTCAATCGCGGTCCCGATTGCCTGGGTACAATGCGCTTCCTTTACGACATGCGCGACAGCCTGGTGATGGTGCTGGGCAACCACGACCTGCATCTGCTGGCGGTGGCCAGTGGCGCCCGTCGACCCTCGCGCTCCGATACCCTGGACGCCATTCTCGAAGCACCCGATCGTGAGCCACTGCTGAACTGGCTCCTCCATCAGCCATTGATTCACCACGAACACGGCTACACCCTCGTGCACGCCGGCATCCCGCCCCAGTGGTCGATCAAAAAGGCCCTGAAACGCGCCCGCGAGGTAGAGTCCGTGCTGCGCGGGCCAGACTGCATCGCGTTCTTTAAAGCGATGTATGGTAATGAACCCGCGATCTGGTCAGGCGACCTGGAAGGCATGGAGCGGCTGCGCGTCATCACCAATTATCTGACGCGCATGCGTTTTTGCACCCGCAAAGGGAAACTGGACCTGGAGAGCAAGGGCGCAGAAGCCCCCAAGGGCAGCAAGAAGGTCGACGCATGGTTTGCCCACAAGCATCGCAAAGCTGCCGACGATCCCATTCTGTTTGGCCATTGGGCAGCACTCGAGGGACGCACCAGTACGCCCAATGCCATTGGGCTGGACACCGGCTGCATATGGGGGGGCTCGCTTTCCTTGTATTGCCTGGACACCAGGGCCTGGACCCACTGCCGCTGCAAAGACGGCCAGCCAGTACACTGA
- the folK gene encoding 2-amino-4-hydroxy-6-hydroxymethyldihydropteridine diphosphokinase, which yields MAQVYLGLGSNIERERYITAGLDALAQRFGELQVSPVYDSAAVGFEGQPFLNLVLALNTDLPLGELARTLRHIEIEHGRPPNAPRFSPRQLDIDILTYDDQVGMIEGVELPRGEILENAFVLRPLADLAPAGVHPVAKCTYRELWADYDQSSQEIVAVAFSWRGRTL from the coding sequence ATGGCGCAGGTGTACCTAGGCCTGGGGAGCAATATTGAGCGCGAGCGCTATATCACGGCGGGCCTTGATGCCCTGGCCCAGCGTTTCGGTGAGTTGCAGGTGTCGCCGGTGTACGACAGTGCCGCTGTAGGTTTCGAAGGTCAGCCCTTTCTTAATCTGGTGCTGGCGCTGAATACGGACCTGCCGCTGGGTGAGCTGGCCCGCACCTTGCGCCACATTGAGATCGAGCATGGGCGGCCGCCCAATGCGCCGAGGTTTTCACCGCGCCAGCTGGACATCGATATTCTTACCTATGATGACCAGGTGGGGATGATTGAAGGCGTGGAGCTGCCGCGGGGAGAAATTCTCGAAAACGCGTTTGTACTGCGGCCGTTGGCTGACCTGGCGCCGGCGGGTGTGCACCCTGTTGCGAAATGCACGTACCGTGAACTCTGGGCAGATTACGATCAATCCTCTCAGGAGATTGTTGCGGTGGCTTTCAGCTGGCGAGGGCGAACACTCTAG
- the folB gene encoding dihydroneopterin aldolase encodes MDIVYIEGLQADAVIGVYDWERDIRQPLVIDLELASDNRRAAANDAIADAVDYDAISQAVVAYLQASEFELIETLAERLATLVREEFGIGWVRLRLAKPGAVKAATSVGVIIERGERR; translated from the coding sequence ATGGACATTGTGTATATAGAAGGCCTGCAGGCTGATGCCGTAATCGGCGTGTATGACTGGGAGCGCGATATTCGCCAGCCCCTGGTGATCGATCTGGAGCTGGCCTCAGACAATCGCCGGGCCGCGGCTAACGATGCCATCGCAGACGCGGTGGATTACGACGCCATCTCCCAGGCGGTGGTGGCCTATCTTCAGGCCAGTGAATTTGAGCTGATTGAAACCCTGGCAGAGCGGTTGGCGACGCTGGTGCGCGAGGAATTTGGTATTGGCTGGGTGCGCCTGCGTTTGGCCAAGCCCGGGGCCGTCAAGGCCGCTACCAGTGTCGGCGTGATCATTGAGCGCGGGGAGCGCCGCTGA
- the rpsU gene encoding 30S ribosomal protein S21, whose amino-acid sequence MPHIKVKENEPFDVALRRFKRSCEKAGVLAEVRKREHYEKPTTVRKRAGAAAVKRHLKKVSRENRKRVRLY is encoded by the coding sequence ATGCCCCACATCAAGGTCAAGGAAAACGAGCCTTTCGACGTAGCACTGCGTCGCTTCAAGCGTTCCTGTGAAAAAGCTGGCGTTCTGGCTGAAGTTCGTAAGCGCGAGCACTACGAGAAGCCCACTACTGTACGCAAGCGCGCTGGCGCTGCTGCTGTTAAGCGTCACCTGAAGAAGGTTTCTCGCGAGAACCGCAAGCGCGTTCGTCTGTACTAA
- a CDS encoding GatB/YqeY domain-containing protein — translation MSDQSLTDTIRAAMKAAMKAKDKERLGTIRLIQAEFKRIEVDERVEVDDARALAVLDKMVKQRRDSAQQYIDAGRTELAEKENAEIEVLQVFLPQQLSEDEIFALIDEAIAASGAEGMAAMGPVMGQLKPKLAGRADMGAVSGLVKQRLTA, via the coding sequence ATGAGTGATCAGTCCCTCACGGACACCATCAGGGCCGCCATGAAAGCGGCCATGAAGGCCAAGGACAAAGAGCGACTGGGCACCATCCGGCTGATTCAGGCCGAGTTCAAGCGAATCGAAGTGGACGAGCGCGTCGAAGTAGACGACGCTCGGGCGCTCGCTGTGCTGGACAAAATGGTCAAGCAACGCCGCGATTCTGCCCAGCAGTACATTGATGCGGGCCGCACCGAACTGGCGGAAAAAGAAAACGCCGAGATCGAGGTGTTGCAGGTTTTCCTGCCCCAGCAACTTTCCGAAGACGAAATTTTTGCCCTGATTGACGAGGCCATCGCCGCCTCCGGCGCCGAGGGCATGGCGGCCATGGGCCCGGTCATGGGCCAGCTCAAGCCAAAACTGGCCGGCCGCGCCGATATGGGCGCCGTCAGCGGCCTGGTGAAGCAGCGCCTCACCGCCTGA
- the dnaG gene encoding DNA primase, producing MAGRIPQAFLDDLLDRVDIVDVVDRRVKLRKTGKNYSACCPFHEEKTPSFTVNPDKQFYYCFGCGAGGNALGFVMDYENVEFPQAVETLATSVGLEVPREEGPAARARAEKEDGKKSLYKLMEQVADFYKQQLRSHPQAAQAVNYLKDRGLTGVIARDFGIGFAPPGWQNLRETLGDSQAHNQQLMQTGMLVENDKGNVYDRFRNRIMFPIRDQRGRVIAFGGRVLGDDKPKYLNSPETEIFHKGRELYGFYEALQANRKLDRLLVVEGYMDVIALAQYGINYATATLGTATSKAHLERVYRRCPEVIFCFDGDEAGRKAAFRALEAALPCMEDGRQARFLFLPEGEDPDTMVRANGKEQFETLLSQAMPLETFLFEAVAEGLDTSTLDGRARMSKLALPYLRQLPEGVYRQLMFQALAERTGLELESLMKLEVSAPEPPPLASQGPSQGTDGQATRHANQAQGWPANEAGPGPDDDAPPPELADYPDYDPEAGDEHQPRQRPAMQLPAGYSNLAQGAIALVLHKPEIARGVDPGSLAELGDSDGALLRQLLELVHRRPESNTGMLLGHWYGTTEGELLNRLAGLERLIPTEGIEQQFLDTIDKLAHQLPHHSKLTAQVDKLRSTNYADLSELEKQRLRELLQEKQQRDAQRK from the coding sequence ATGGCCGGACGAATTCCACAAGCTTTTCTCGATGACCTGCTGGACCGTGTCGACATCGTCGACGTGGTTGACCGGCGCGTCAAGCTAAGAAAAACCGGCAAAAACTACTCCGCCTGCTGCCCTTTCCATGAGGAGAAAACACCCTCCTTCACCGTGAACCCTGACAAGCAGTTCTACTACTGCTTTGGCTGCGGCGCCGGTGGCAATGCCCTCGGCTTCGTCATGGACTACGAGAACGTAGAGTTCCCGCAGGCCGTGGAAACCCTCGCGACCAGCGTCGGCCTGGAAGTACCTCGGGAAGAGGGGCCTGCAGCCCGGGCGCGCGCCGAAAAGGAAGACGGCAAAAAATCGCTCTACAAACTCATGGAGCAGGTAGCGGATTTCTACAAGCAGCAGTTGCGCAGCCACCCCCAGGCCGCCCAGGCCGTCAATTACCTTAAGGATCGCGGCCTCACCGGCGTGATTGCCCGGGATTTCGGCATCGGTTTTGCGCCCCCCGGCTGGCAGAACCTGCGCGAGACCCTGGGCGACAGCCAGGCTCACAACCAGCAACTCATGCAGACCGGCATGCTGGTGGAAAACGACAAGGGCAACGTCTACGACCGGTTCCGCAATCGCATCATGTTCCCGATCCGCGACCAGCGCGGCCGGGTAATCGCCTTTGGCGGGCGAGTACTGGGCGACGATAAACCCAAGTACCTCAACTCCCCGGAAACCGAGATTTTCCACAAGGGCCGCGAACTCTACGGCTTTTACGAGGCACTGCAGGCCAATCGCAAGCTCGACCGCCTATTGGTCGTCGAAGGCTATATGGATGTGATAGCGCTGGCTCAGTACGGCATTAACTACGCCACCGCCACCCTCGGCACCGCCACCAGCAAAGCCCACCTGGAGCGAGTTTATCGCCGCTGCCCTGAAGTCATCTTCTGCTTCGATGGCGACGAGGCCGGCCGCAAGGCAGCCTTTCGCGCTTTAGAGGCCGCCCTGCCGTGCATGGAAGACGGGCGCCAGGCCCGATTCCTGTTCCTGCCCGAAGGCGAAGACCCGGACACCATGGTACGCGCCAACGGCAAGGAACAGTTTGAAACACTGCTGAGCCAGGCCATGCCCCTGGAAACCTTCCTGTTCGAAGCGGTTGCCGAGGGGCTGGATACCAGCACACTCGATGGACGGGCGCGCATGAGCAAGCTGGCCCTGCCCTACTTGCGCCAGCTCCCGGAAGGGGTGTATCGCCAGCTCATGTTCCAGGCCCTCGCCGAGCGCACCGGGCTGGAACTTGAAAGCCTCATGAAACTTGAGGTGAGCGCACCGGAGCCTCCGCCATTGGCAAGCCAGGGGCCCAGCCAGGGCACCGATGGGCAGGCAACGAGACATGCTAATCAGGCACAGGGGTGGCCTGCAAATGAGGCGGGCCCCGGACCGGATGACGATGCGCCACCGCCCGAACTGGCCGATTACCCCGACTACGACCCGGAGGCCGGTGACGAGCACCAACCCCGCCAACGGCCGGCCATGCAACTGCCCGCGGGCTACTCCAACCTCGCCCAGGGCGCCATTGCCCTGGTACTCCACAAGCCCGAGATTGCACGCGGCGTTGACCCCGGCAGCCTGGCTGAGCTCGGCGACAGTGACGGCGCGCTGTTACGCCAACTATTGGAGCTGGTACACCGGCGCCCGGAATCCAATACCGGCATGTTGCTCGGCCACTGGTATGGCACTACCGAAGGCGAACTGCTGAATCGCCTGGCGGGGCTGGAGCGCCTGATCCCCACCGAGGGCATTGAGCAGCAATTCCTCGACACGATCGACAAGCTGGCCCACCAGCTCCCGCATCATTCAAAACTGACCGCTCAGGTCGACAAACTCAGAAGCACCAACTACGCTGATCTCAGCGAGCTGGAAAAGCAGCGCCTGAGGGAGCTACTGCAAGAGAAGCAGCAGCGGGATGCGCAGCGCAAGTAA
- the rpoD gene encoding RNA polymerase sigma factor RpoD translates to MNDVVQQQSRLKSLIAKGKEQGYLTYAEVNDHLPEDISDPDQVEDIIQMINDMGIQVFETAPDADELLMTEGDSSADDIAAAEAAAALAAVETEAGRTTDPVRMYMREMGTVELLTREGEIVIAKRIEEGIRELMAALALYPGAVKSILDEYDLVAKEERRLADIMVGYLDPAEHVPSAAEMAEAAANKSDDDDDEESDNGPDPVEAKKRFSALKRQYNKTEKAIAAKGRDDATSQKEMEKLGELFKFFKLTPRVFDPLTDSPRNILVGVRDQEREIMRLATRICGMPRKEFISSFQGSESDLKWVSRHARKKDYGTKLSAEKEAIQRCQRRIQQLEEQCGLTVTEIKEINRRMSMGEARARRAKKEMVEANLRLVISIAKKYTNRGLQFLDLIQEGNIGLMKAVDKFEYRRGYKFSTYATWWIRQAITRSIADQARTIRIPVHMIETINKLNRISRQMLQEMGREPTPEELGERMDMPEDKVRKVLKIAKEPISMETPIGDDEDSHLGDFIEDNTISSPVDAATGQGLQEATKEVLAGLTAREAKVLRMRFGIDMNTDHTLEEVGKQFDVTRERIRQIEAKALRKLRHPTRSDYLRSFLDE, encoded by the coding sequence ATGAACGATGTCGTCCAACAACAGTCCCGACTCAAGTCGCTAATCGCCAAAGGCAAGGAACAGGGATACCTGACCTACGCCGAGGTTAACGACCACCTGCCGGAGGATATTTCCGATCCGGATCAGGTCGAAGACATCATCCAGATGATCAACGACATGGGCATCCAGGTATTCGAGACCGCCCCCGATGCCGATGAGCTGCTGATGACCGAAGGCGATTCCTCCGCCGACGACATCGCCGCAGCCGAAGCCGCTGCCGCCCTGGCCGCGGTAGAAACCGAAGCCGGCCGCACCACCGACCCGGTGCGCATGTATATGCGCGAAATGGGTACCGTGGAGCTGCTGACCCGCGAAGGCGAGATTGTCATCGCCAAGCGTATCGAAGAGGGTATCCGTGAGCTGATGGCCGCCCTGGCCCTGTATCCCGGTGCCGTGAAAAGCATTCTCGACGAATACGACCTGGTGGCCAAGGAAGAGCGCCGTCTGGCTGACATCATGGTCGGCTACCTGGATCCGGCGGAGCATGTCCCCTCTGCGGCAGAAATGGCCGAGGCCGCTGCCAACAAGAGCGACGATGATGACGACGAAGAGTCGGACAACGGTCCCGACCCGGTAGAAGCGAAGAAGCGCTTCTCAGCGCTCAAGCGCCAGTACAACAAAACCGAGAAGGCCATTGCCGCCAAAGGCCGCGATGACGCCACCAGCCAGAAAGAAATGGAAAAGCTGGGCGAGCTGTTCAAGTTCTTCAAGCTCACCCCCCGTGTCTTCGATCCCCTGACGGATTCGCCGCGCAACATCCTGGTTGGCGTGCGTGACCAGGAGCGCGAGATCATGCGTCTGGCCACCCGCATTTGCGGCATGCCACGCAAGGAGTTCATCAGCTCCTTCCAGGGCAGCGAATCCGACCTCAAGTGGGTCTCTCGTCACGCCCGTAAGAAAGATTACGGCACCAAGCTGAGCGCCGAGAAAGAAGCCATTCAGCGCTGCCAGCGCCGCATCCAGCAGCTGGAAGAACAGTGCGGCCTGACGGTCACGGAGATCAAGGAAATCAACCGCCGCATGAGCATGGGTGAAGCCCGTGCCCGCCGTGCCAAGAAAGAAATGGTTGAGGCCAACCTGCGCCTGGTGATCTCGATCGCCAAGAAGTACACCAACCGCGGCCTGCAGTTCCTCGACCTGATCCAGGAGGGCAATATCGGCCTGATGAAGGCCGTGGACAAGTTTGAATACCGCCGCGGTTACAAGTTCTCGACCTACGCTACGTGGTGGATTCGCCAGGCCATTACCCGCTCTATTGCGGACCAGGCCCGTACCATCCGTATTCCGGTGCACATGATCGAGACAATCAACAAGCTCAACCGTATCTCCCGCCAGATGCTGCAGGAAATGGGCCGCGAGCCCACACCTGAAGAGCTGGGCGAGCGCATGGACATGCCGGAAGACAAGGTCCGCAAGGTACTGAAGATCGCCAAAGAGCCGATTTCCATGGAAACGCCCATCGGCGACGACGAAGATTCGCACCTGGGCGACTTTATCGAGGACAACACCATTTCCTCACCGGTGGACGCCGCCACAGGCCAGGGCCTGCAGGAAGCCACCAAGGAAGTACTGGCCGGCCTCACCGCCCGCGAAGCCAAGGTACTGCGCATGCGTTTCGGTATCGACATGAACACCGACCACACCCTCGAGGAAGTGGGCAAGCAGTTCGACGTAACTCGCGAGCGGATTCGCCAGATCGAAGCCAAGGCGCTGCGCAAGCTGCGTCACCCCACGCGCTCCGACTACCTGCGCAGCTTCCTCGACGAGTAA
- a CDS encoding fasciclin domain-containing protein has product MKKLMTLAASAAMAMSLSTGANAQSFGDCASANKVTFDGTIVDAAIATPDLSTLVDLVVAAGLADTLATTPDITVFAPTNDAFGALPAPLVDAVVADTDLLTAVLTYHVTTGAPDPRRAFDNIAKRKATLQGQSVYFGRADGKARVNMAEVDCTAVKTDNGTVWIIDSVLLPAL; this is encoded by the coding sequence ATGAAAAAATTAATGACGCTGGCCGCCTCCGCTGCCATGGCAATGTCCCTGTCCACTGGCGCGAATGCACAGAGCTTCGGCGACTGTGCCTCTGCCAACAAGGTAACCTTTGATGGCACCATTGTTGACGCCGCTATCGCAACCCCGGACCTGAGCACCCTGGTTGATCTGGTGGTAGCAGCAGGCCTGGCAGATACCCTGGCCACTACTCCCGACATCACTGTATTTGCCCCCACCAACGACGCGTTCGGCGCACTGCCTGCACCGCTGGTTGATGCTGTGGTCGCAGACACCGATCTGCTGACTGCGGTACTGACCTACCACGTGACCACTGGTGCTCCCGACCCCCGTCGCGCTTTCGACAATATCGCGAAGCGTAAAGCCACGCTCCAGGGCCAGTCAGTGTACTTCGGCCGTGCAGACGGCAAGGCCAGGGTGAACATGGCAGAAGTTGACTGCACCGCAGTTAAGACCGACAACGGCACTGTGTGGATCATAGACAGCGTACTGCTGCCGGCCCTGTAA
- a CDS encoding CNNM domain-containing protein gives MTLLLTYLLIAIGVSFLCSILEAVLLSVTPGFVASQQTDKPRRAKALKNVKENLDESISSILILNTFAHTMGAAGVGAQALKVFGTQYETLVAFLLTLAILYLSEIIPKTLGARYWKQLALPAAQVIQVLVKLLYPLVWFSAKLTALFGRGGHSSAISRDELAAMARLGASHGSLGSQESELLENMLKLRQTRTEDILTPRTVVSAIDASLTVGEALAKLAQVPFTRLPVYEESLDTIVGMALRPTLHEVEREDGENRPLRDFIIPINRVSGELPVLRLLDLFIKRREHMFLVEDEYGQTEGIVTLEDAVETLLGREIMDESDTVEDMQELARNKYRGRLRDSN, from the coding sequence ATGACACTACTGCTCACCTACCTGCTGATCGCAATCGGTGTATCTTTTCTCTGTTCGATTCTTGAAGCGGTCCTGCTTTCGGTCACCCCGGGTTTTGTCGCCAGCCAACAAACTGACAAACCACGACGTGCCAAAGCACTCAAAAACGTCAAAGAGAATCTGGATGAATCCATCTCCAGCATTCTGATTCTGAACACCTTTGCCCACACTATGGGCGCAGCCGGCGTCGGCGCTCAGGCCCTGAAAGTGTTCGGCACCCAATACGAAACACTGGTGGCCTTTCTGCTCACCCTGGCGATTCTGTATCTCTCAGAGATCATTCCCAAAACGCTCGGCGCTCGCTATTGGAAGCAGCTAGCCCTGCCTGCAGCGCAGGTGATCCAGGTGCTGGTAAAACTCCTGTACCCCCTGGTGTGGTTCTCGGCCAAGCTCACCGCCCTGTTTGGCCGCGGCGGCCACTCCAGCGCCATTAGCCGCGACGAATTAGCCGCCATGGCACGTCTTGGCGCCAGCCACGGTTCGCTGGGATCCCAGGAAAGTGAACTGCTGGAGAACATGCTCAAGCTGCGCCAGACCCGCACCGAGGATATTCTCACCCCCCGTACCGTGGTCAGCGCCATCGATGCCTCGCTCACCGTCGGTGAGGCCCTGGCGAAGCTGGCGCAAGTGCCGTTTACCCGGCTGCCGGTTTACGAGGAGAGCCTCGACACCATCGTCGGCATGGCCCTGCGCCCAACACTGCATGAGGTCGAACGGGAGGATGGCGAGAACCGTCCGCTGCGCGATTTCATAATTCCGATCAACCGCGTGTCCGGCGAGCTGCCCGTATTAAGGCTGCTGGATTTATTCATTAAGCGCCGCGAGCACATGTTCCTGGTGGAGGACGAATATGGCCAGACCGAAGGTATAGTCACGCTCGAGGATGCCGTGGAAACCCTGTTGGGCCGGGAGATCATGGACGAAAGCGACACGGTTGAAGACATGCAGGAACTGGCCCGCAACAAATACCGGGGCCGGCTGCGAGATTCGAACTAG
- a CDS encoding MFS transporter, whose product MTARSQQNFLLAAAFIMPLTFSVWQALLNNFVVEQAAFTGAEIGMLQSLREVPGFLAFTAVYVLLVIREQRFALVSLLVMSVGVALTPFFPTTYGLYATTVLMSLGFHYFETINKSLTLQWVPKAETPHFMGRAMAVKAAGAMLAYGGIWVLMELAGVGFSGMYLLAGGLGIVITLALWARFPQFPEQAQQHKKLLVRKRYWLYYALTFLGGARRQIFMVFAGFMMVEKFGYSVADISLLYLVNYLFNLFFAPKIGAWVGRAGERRALQVEYVGLIVVFTGYAFVESATVVAGLYIVDHLFFALSIAINTYFQKIADSRDIAATASVSFTINHIAAVFIPALLGILWLSSPPAVFLIGAGIAVVSLVLCNLIPNTPEDGHELRWGRAA is encoded by the coding sequence ATGACAGCGCGCAGCCAGCAGAACTTCCTGCTCGCTGCGGCGTTCATCATGCCGCTGACGTTTTCGGTGTGGCAGGCGCTGCTTAACAACTTTGTCGTCGAGCAGGCGGCCTTTACCGGTGCTGAGATCGGCATGCTGCAAAGCCTGCGTGAGGTGCCAGGCTTCCTCGCGTTCACCGCGGTGTACGTGCTGCTGGTGATACGCGAGCAGCGCTTTGCATTGGTGTCACTGCTGGTGATGTCCGTGGGCGTGGCGCTAACGCCTTTCTTTCCCACAACCTATGGGCTGTATGCCACAACCGTGTTGATGTCGCTGGGCTTTCACTATTTCGAAACCATTAATAAGTCCCTCACGCTGCAGTGGGTGCCCAAAGCCGAAACCCCTCACTTTATGGGCCGCGCCATGGCGGTTAAGGCAGCCGGTGCGATGCTGGCTTACGGCGGCATCTGGGTGCTGATGGAGCTGGCGGGCGTAGGGTTTAGCGGCATGTACCTGTTGGCGGGCGGGTTGGGCATTGTCATCACTTTGGCGCTGTGGGCGCGCTTCCCGCAGTTTCCCGAGCAGGCGCAGCAGCACAAGAAGCTTCTGGTACGTAAGCGCTATTGGTTGTACTACGCACTGACGTTTCTGGGCGGGGCCCGCCGTCAGATCTTTATGGTGTTTGCCGGATTTATGATGGTGGAGAAGTTCGGCTACTCCGTCGCAGATATCAGCTTGCTGTACCTGGTGAATTACCTGTTTAACCTTTTCTTTGCGCCCAAAATAGGCGCCTGGGTAGGGCGAGCGGGCGAGCGTCGCGCGCTACAAGTGGAATACGTGGGCCTGATCGTGGTGTTCACTGGTTATGCGTTTGTGGAGAGCGCTACCGTGGTGGCGGGGCTCTACATTGTCGATCACCTGTTCTTCGCCCTGTCGATTGCCATCAACACCTATTTCCAGAAAATCGCAGACAGTCGTGATATTGCCGCTACCGCCAGTGTCAGCTTTACCATCAACCACATTGCAGCGGTGTTTATCCCCGCGCTGCTGGGTATTCTCTGGCTGAGTTCCCCGCCCGCGGTGTTTCTCATTGGGGCGGGGATTGCGGTGGTTTCGCTGGTGCTGTGTAACCTGATTCCCAATACCCCTGAGGACGGGCATGAGCTGCGCTGGGGACGCGCTGCCTAG
- a CDS encoding nuclear transport factor 2 family protein yields the protein MSENNKALALKMWRALAEHDWDTLKSCLHPDIHYRDMPSDDPGAHGPENVVRRLSIAWDHIERQEQITHHIAADGDVVFLDHTEKWIFKTGETAEHTFATMHEIRNGLIYRWSDYWDMNKFISQFPGWFLEVMASHTAADFGGES from the coding sequence ATGTCGGAAAATAATAAAGCGCTGGCACTGAAGATGTGGCGCGCCCTGGCCGAGCACGACTGGGACACTCTCAAGAGCTGCCTGCATCCAGACATTCACTACCGCGATATGCCCAGTGACGACCCAGGTGCTCACGGCCCGGAAAATGTTGTTCGCCGGCTCTCCATCGCCTGGGATCATATCGAGCGACAGGAACAGATCACCCACCATATTGCTGCCGATGGCGATGTAGTTTTTCTCGACCACACCGAGAAGTGGATCTTCAAAACTGGTGAAACAGCCGAGCACACCTTCGCCACGATGCACGAGATACGCAACGGCCTGATTTATCGCTGGAGCGATTACTGGGACATGAACAAATTTATCAGCCAGTTTCCGGGTTGGTTCCTGGAGGTCATGGCCAGCCACACTGCGGCCGATTTTGGTGGCGAGTCCTAG
- a CDS encoding alpha/beta hydrolase domain-containing protein, with amino-acid sequence MLFDDVGNVLGRVHSPYFDTPLARMSGKANISDPGCGLSGTTTLFDPATMATL; translated from the coding sequence TTGCTGTTTGATGATGTAGGCAATGTGCTGGGCAGGGTGCACTCGCCCTATTTCGACACGCCACTGGCGCGCATGTCGGGTAAAGCCAATATTAGCGACCCTGGTTGTGGCCTCTCCGGCACCACCACCCTGTTCGACCCGGCCACCATGGCCACGCTCTAA